Proteins from one uncultured Flavobacterium sp. genomic window:
- a CDS encoding alpha-L-fucosidase, whose amino-acid sequence MIKKIILAALVVGTTITGIAQNKIAAKDIAEKMKWFEDAKLGIFIHAGIYSVADVSESWSFHNGKISVEDYMKQQKSYTLSKYDPAAWADMIKDSGAKYAVITTKHHDGVAMYDTKLGKLSSVKTCAAKKDMVKPFFEELRKRDIKCGAYFSLIDWTHNDYPGFLKDKSRYDIKKEPARWERFQKFFQGQIKEISDWYNPDLWWFDGDWEHSAEEWQAEKTRKMMLDRNPNTIINGRLQGYGDYDTPEQNFPVVRPAFKWWELCMTMNENWGYRVSDTNWKTPYEIITIFVDAVSNGGNLLLDIGPKPDGSYPETVVSTLKELGDWNRRNGEGIFGTIPGIPLGHFYGPTTLSKDSKTLYLFVHGKTSGQLMLKGLDNKIEDITVLGSNVKLTHKVVGKISWSAVPGLVYIDLPETAVDKYVTCIKVTLNAPVKLYRGQGGFLTN is encoded by the coding sequence ATGATTAAAAAAATAATTTTAGCGGCTTTAGTCGTTGGAACTACTATCACAGGCATTGCGCAAAATAAAATTGCCGCAAAAGATATCGCTGAAAAAATGAAATGGTTTGAAGATGCTAAATTAGGAATCTTCATTCACGCCGGAATTTATTCAGTTGCCGATGTTTCTGAATCCTGGAGTTTTCATAACGGAAAAATATCTGTTGAAGATTATATGAAACAACAAAAAAGCTACACTTTGAGTAAGTACGATCCTGCAGCCTGGGCAGATATGATCAAAGATTCAGGTGCAAAATATGCTGTAATTACAACAAAACACCACGACGGTGTGGCAATGTATGATACTAAATTAGGAAAATTGAGTTCGGTAAAAACCTGTGCTGCTAAAAAAGACATGGTGAAACCTTTTTTTGAAGAATTACGCAAAAGAGACATAAAATGTGGAGCTTATTTCTCATTAATCGACTGGACACACAATGATTATCCAGGTTTCCTGAAAGATAAATCACGTTATGATATCAAAAAAGAACCAGCTCGTTGGGAACGTTTCCAAAAGTTCTTTCAAGGACAAATCAAAGAAATCTCAGATTGGTATAATCCAGATTTGTGGTGGTTTGATGGCGATTGGGAGCATAGTGCAGAGGAATGGCAAGCTGAAAAAACACGTAAAATGATGTTAGACAGAAATCCGAACACAATTATCAACGGGCGTTTGCAAGGTTATGGGGATTATGATACTCCTGAGCAAAATTTTCCGGTGGTGCGACCTGCATTCAAATGGTGGGAATTATGTATGACCATGAATGAAAACTGGGGATATCGTGTGAGTGATACTAATTGGAAAACACCTTATGAAATCATCACAATTTTTGTAGACGCGGTTTCAAATGGAGGAAATTTATTGTTAGATATAGGACCAAAACCTGACGGAAGCTATCCAGAAACGGTTGTTTCGACATTGAAAGAACTTGGTGATTGGAACAGAAGAAACGGTGAAGGTATTTTTGGAACAATTCCGGGAATTCCATTAGGACATTTTTACGGACCTACAACACTTTCTAAAGATTCAAAAACACTTTATTTATTTGTTCACGGAAAAACTTCAGGACAATTGATGTTGAAAGGGCTTGATAATAAAATTGAGGATATTACTGTTTTGGGGTCAAATGTAAAGTTGACTCATAAAGTAGTTGGAAAAATTTCCTGGAGTGCAGTTCCCGGATTGGTTTATATCGACTTGCCAGAAACAGCTGTTGACAAATATGTGACTTGTATTAAAGTTACATTAAATGCACCAGTTAAATTATACAGAGGTCAAGGCGGTTTCCTGACAAACTAA
- a CDS encoding amidohydrolase family protein, producing MKIDSHHHFWKYHPVKDAWISEEMKVIKRDFLPSDLEPLLSENQFGGCVAVQADQSEDETRFLLDLAKDNNFIKGVVGWVDLCAENIVERLEYYNKYEKLKGFRHIVQAEADIDFMLLESFQNGISKLIKHNFTYDILIFPKHLENAAKLVAKFPEQKFVIDHLAKPDFKNEEFGEWERGIRAIAQYPNVMCKVSGLATEADWSNWTATDFTYCLDVVTEVFGIERLMFGSDWPVCLLAASYAESCEIVEHYFSEFSKVDQDKFWSKNAINFYHLKD from the coding sequence CACCATTTTTGGAAATATCATCCTGTAAAAGACGCCTGGATCAGTGAAGAAATGAAAGTTATCAAACGCGATTTTTTGCCTTCGGATTTAGAACCGTTATTGTCAGAAAATCAATTTGGAGGCTGTGTAGCTGTTCAGGCAGATCAGAGCGAAGATGAAACCCGTTTTCTTTTGGATTTAGCCAAAGACAATAATTTTATAAAAGGTGTTGTAGGTTGGGTTGATTTGTGTGCCGAGAATATAGTGGAACGTTTGGAATATTATAATAAATATGAAAAACTTAAAGGATTCAGACATATCGTTCAGGCAGAAGCAGATATTGATTTTATGTTGTTGGAAAGTTTTCAAAACGGAATTTCAAAATTGATAAAACATAATTTTACCTATGATATTTTGATTTTTCCAAAACATTTAGAGAATGCGGCAAAACTAGTAGCAAAATTTCCGGAACAAAAATTTGTCATAGATCATTTGGCGAAACCGGATTTCAAAAATGAAGAATTTGGCGAGTGGGAAAGAGGTATTAGAGCCATTGCACAGTATCCTAATGTGATGTGTAAGGTTTCTGGTTTAGCGACCGAAGCCGACTGGAGTAATTGGACAGCTACAGATTTTACCTATTGTTTAGATGTGGTTACTGAGGTATTTGGAATTGAGAGACTGATGTTTGGCAGTGATTGGCCAGTATGTTTACTTGCAGCATCTTATGCAGAATCATGTGAGATTGTAGAACATTATTTTTCGGAGTTTTCGAAAGTAGATCAAGATAAATTCTGGAGCAAGAATGCAATTAATTTTTATCATTTAAAAGATTAA
- a CDS encoding SDR family oxidoreductase, with translation MNLNLNDKIIIVTGGAKGIGFGICKVLAAEGAIPVIVGRVDADNQIAIKEIEAEGGKALSVVAELTNPEACKSAVDQVIKLCGRIDGLINNAGVNDGVGLESGDYEKFVASIHKNLVHYYLMAQHALPELKKTKGAIVNIGSKTADTGQGNTSAYAASNGGRNALTREWAVELLKYGIRVNSVIVAECYTPLYETWINTLENPEQKLKEITAKIPLENRMTTAEEIANMAVFLLSDKSSHTTGQLIYVDGGYTHLDRSL, from the coding sequence ATGAATCTTAATCTTAATGACAAAATAATTATCGTAACCGGTGGAGCAAAAGGAATAGGATTTGGGATCTGTAAAGTTTTGGCTGCTGAAGGAGCAATTCCTGTAATTGTGGGAAGAGTTGATGCTGACAATCAAATTGCGATTAAAGAAATAGAAGCTGAAGGCGGAAAAGCATTATCAGTAGTGGCTGAATTGACTAATCCGGAAGCTTGTAAAAGTGCCGTAGACCAAGTAATTAAACTTTGTGGCCGTATTGATGGATTAATCAATAATGCAGGAGTTAATGATGGTGTTGGCTTGGAAAGTGGAGATTATGAAAAATTTGTGGCATCGATTCATAAAAATTTAGTTCATTATTATTTAATGGCACAACATGCGTTGCCAGAGTTGAAAAAAACAAAAGGAGCAATTGTAAATATTGGTTCAAAAACTGCTGATACCGGACAAGGAAACACGTCAGCTTATGCAGCTTCAAACGGTGGGCGTAATGCCTTAACTCGCGAATGGGCTGTTGAATTATTGAAATACGGAATACGTGTAAACTCGGTTATTGTAGCTGAATGTTATACGCCATTGTACGAGACATGGATTAATACACTCGAAAATCCAGAGCAAAAATTAAAAGAAATCACAGCCAAAATTCCATTAGAAAATAGAATGACAACTGCTGAAGAAATTGCTAATATGGCTGTCTTTTTATTGTCTGATAAATCAAGTCATACAACAGGTCAGTTGATTTATGTGGATGGCGGATATACGCACTTGGACCGTTCCTTGTAG
- the galB gene encoding beta-galactosidase GalB, whose protein sequence is MNITKKIFSLNNYLVLLICSMMSFSGFSQNTSMMRMGSTDTQSFDDNWLFSRYGSQADGLVKEEPKNLEAVSLNETNWEKLNLPHDWAIKGPFRIELRGETGKLPWKGIGWYRKHFTVPASDSEKQIFVDFDGAMANAKIYLNGNYVGTWPYGYNSFRMNLTPFLKFGQENILAVRLDTENWDSRWYPGAGIYRHVWLVKTNQVHVGHWGTYVTTPNVTKDAANVRVLVKVDNATNKTVKAVVTTDLYEIDINNTLTAKAGSLISSTLEIKANGTEEAETHSVLNNPKLWDLKTPNRYVAQTKISVDGKIVDTYNTPFGVRTIEFTPRNGFLLNGKRVEIFGTCNHHDLGALGAAINTSALKRQLVMLKEMGCNSLRTSHNPPAPELLELADKMGFLVLDEAFDAWKIGKKKLDYNVIFDEWHEKDLVALVHRDRNNPSVFIWSIGNEVPDQQNVKLTKELADIMHREDPTRPVSNGYNDPNGGRKSGAAVALDIMGVNYFFDQQPKWDVDPRYANKPTIGSETASTVSSRGEYFFDDKYNKTSWQISSYDDAFPGWGCSPDMQFRTNAKFPHLLGEYVWTGFDYLGEPTPYNSDETNLLNFRSDPSKQGELEARLAELQKSNPPSRSSYFGIIDLAGFPKDRYYSYKSHWRPDVPTAHILPHWNWSERVGKVVPVHVYTSGDEGELFLNGKSLGKKKMTAGKDFRLTWDNVIYAPGELKVVCYKNGEKWATDIVKTTGTATKLKMSTDRTEALADDVDLVFVTVDVTDNDGLLVLRTNPLVKFSIEGSGEIVATDNGDATSFVPFQSTERPAYNGKVLVIVKAKKGGKRTIYCKSRKCRITIGSNNDQNKIINNKKNRDD, encoded by the coding sequence ATGAATATAACCAAAAAGATATTTTCGCTGAACAATTACCTTGTTTTGCTGATCTGTTCGATGATGAGTTTTTCTGGATTTTCACAGAATACATCGATGATGAGAATGGGTTCGACGGATACACAGTCATTTGATGATAATTGGCTTTTTTCAAGATACGGATCTCAAGCCGATGGTTTGGTTAAAGAAGAACCAAAGAATTTAGAAGCTGTTTCTCTAAATGAAACCAATTGGGAAAAATTAAATTTACCACATGATTGGGCCATTAAAGGACCTTTTAGAATTGAATTAAGAGGAGAAACTGGGAAACTGCCGTGGAAAGGAATAGGTTGGTATCGTAAACATTTTACTGTTCCGGCTTCAGACTCAGAGAAACAGATTTTTGTTGATTTTGACGGAGCTATGGCTAATGCCAAAATTTATCTGAACGGGAATTATGTGGGAACCTGGCCTTATGGTTACAATTCTTTCCGAATGAATCTGACTCCATTTTTAAAATTTGGACAGGAAAATATTCTAGCCGTTCGTTTAGATACTGAAAACTGGGATTCTCGTTGGTATCCCGGAGCAGGAATCTATCGCCACGTTTGGTTAGTAAAAACTAATCAGGTACATGTTGGACATTGGGGAACTTATGTTACAACTCCAAATGTCACCAAAGATGCGGCTAATGTCAGAGTATTAGTAAAAGTTGACAATGCAACAAATAAAACCGTAAAAGCAGTTGTTACAACTGACTTATACGAAATAGATATCAATAATACGCTTACAGCAAAAGCAGGTTCATTAATTTCTTCAACTCTTGAAATCAAAGCGAACGGAACTGAGGAAGCTGAAACTCATTCGGTTTTAAACAATCCTAAATTATGGGATTTAAAAACGCCAAATCGTTATGTGGCACAAACTAAAATTAGTGTCGACGGAAAAATAGTGGATACTTATAACACTCCTTTTGGTGTTCGAACGATCGAATTTACACCAAGAAACGGATTCCTTTTGAACGGAAAAAGAGTCGAAATCTTTGGGACTTGTAATCACCACGATTTAGGTGCTTTGGGAGCTGCTATCAATACCTCGGCATTAAAAAGACAATTGGTAATGTTGAAAGAAATGGGGTGTAATTCTTTGCGTACTTCTCATAATCCTCCCGCTCCTGAATTGTTAGAATTGGCAGATAAAATGGGATTCCTGGTTTTGGATGAAGCTTTTGATGCATGGAAAATCGGTAAGAAAAAATTAGATTATAATGTGATTTTTGATGAATGGCACGAAAAAGATTTAGTAGCGTTAGTACACAGAGACAGAAATAATCCTTCGGTATTTATTTGGTCAATTGGAAATGAAGTTCCAGACCAGCAAAATGTAAAGTTGACTAAAGAGCTGGCAGATATTATGCACAGAGAAGATCCAACACGCCCGGTTTCAAACGGATATAATGATCCGAATGGAGGAAGAAAATCAGGAGCTGCTGTTGCATTAGATATTATGGGAGTAAATTATTTTTTCGACCAGCAGCCAAAATGGGATGTTGATCCAAGATATGCGAATAAACCAACAATTGGAAGTGAAACAGCTTCAACTGTAAGTTCTCGTGGAGAATATTTCTTTGACGATAAATACAACAAAACGTCTTGGCAAATTTCGTCTTATGACGATGCATTCCCGGGATGGGGTTGTTCGCCTGATATGCAATTTCGTACCAATGCAAAGTTTCCGCACTTATTAGGAGAATATGTTTGGACAGGTTTTGATTATTTAGGAGAACCAACACCTTACAATTCAGATGAAACGAACTTGTTGAATTTTAGAAGTGATCCTTCAAAACAAGGAGAATTGGAAGCGAGATTGGCAGAATTGCAAAAAAGTAATCCGCCATCAAGAAGTAGTTATTTCGGAATTATCGATTTGGCTGGTTTCCCAAAAGACCGCTATTATAGCTACAAATCACATTGGAGACCAGATGTTCCAACAGCTCACATTCTTCCACATTGGAATTGGAGCGAACGCGTTGGAAAAGTAGTTCCTGTACATGTTTACACTTCGGGAGATGAAGGAGAGTTGTTCCTTAACGGAAAAAGTCTTGGAAAAAAGAAAATGACAGCCGGAAAAGATTTTCGTTTAACTTGGGATAATGTGATTTATGCGCCCGGCGAATTGAAAGTTGTTTGTTATAAAAATGGTGAAAAATGGGCAACTGATATCGTTAAAACTACCGGAACAGCAACAAAATTAAAAATGTCGACTGATAGAACAGAAGCTCTTGCTGACGATGTTGATTTGGTTTTCGTAACCGTTGATGTTACTGATAATGATGGTTTGTTGGTTCTTCGCACCAATCCATTAGTTAAATTTTCGATTGAAGGTTCTGGAGAAATCGTAGCAACTGATAATGGAGACGCAACTAGTTTTGTGCCTTTTCAAAGTACCGAAAGACCTGCTTATAACGGAAAAGTTTTAGTAATAGTTAAAGCGAAAAAAGGAGGAAAAAGGACAATTTACTGTAAAAGCAGAAAGTGCAGGATTACAATCGGCAGCAACAACGATCAGAATAAAATAATAAACAATAAAAAAAACAGAGATGATTAA